The region GTTTGAtacctaaaaaaaagttaacataattgagttaaaaagactatattcatttatttttaaaatttaggaatTAAAATGTATCGAAATCTCTTAGAGAGAGTGATGAATTCCAGATTTAGATTAAAGttcagaaattaaaaacatacttaatctgtaaatttaattatcacCAATGacttctttttgaaaaatatttaattttattaaattaatgattaaaaattgtttcaaaCAATTAAGTTATagcaaaagaaattaaattatatttaaatattactatataattcacatatattatgtaaacaaaatattgagaaataaaagttataataatttgtttcaatattttcttgtacgtaaattatgataaattttaaaaaataatataataaaataaagcgTTTGTTTGAGGagtattagttttaatttttttcataaatattaaattataaatatgttgatataattttaatatttgtttatttagtttaaCATCACAAAATTTTTCATATACTTTAGATATTAGATACTGTTTATAGTTTCACGTACGTTGACTTGAAGTTACAACAATAACATTCATAATTAATGAATATCAAAAGATTTccagatatttaaaaaataaaaatacgtAAAAAGTATCattatatttaagaattaaatatgtttttaatttttaaatttaaatataaacttaaatttttttgatatattttgatcttaaatttttttaaaaaaatattaaattacgttaaaaattaaaatcaaattatatcaaaattttaaacaaaagataaattttaattttttattaaaatttaaaaactaaaaatatattcaatcctatatttaaatatattaaaaaacagctcatttaacattttaatgTGTTAGTACACAAATATTACTGgtattaataattacataaaaacatTAGTAAATGTTTATAAGACATTGACCAAAACATTAAAAGTAaaactttttttgttgttggaaaCATTAGCAAtaatagaaaaacataaaagaatatatatattattgacacATTCTTGccttcatttattattattttaactaattattaGTATGAATCATAATTATAGTTTGAGCTTATTGTTGGTAGTTTAAAAGGATAATTTGGTTATTTATGTTTAGTTAGTGTAAAACATGGTTGGGTGGCGGTTAAAAATTGACCCAAGTCACAGAGAGCCGTGGGTGGTGGTTAACCGTAGGTTTAATGTAATGTTAGCtaaaggaagagagagaaacaaCCGAACAACCGCTTTGTGTCTTTGCGCTCTCTCTCactttctatatatattttatgcatAACATGACCCTTTTTGACATAGCTCAACAACAACACAGAAAAGAAGAATTTTGATAGAAGAAGACAGAGGGCAGAGCTGCAGCCAAGAAAACCCATGGCTGAATCCGTTTCAGTAGACATGGAGGTGCTCCTTCTAGCCAGAAAGGTTTCTTCTTTTCTGCCAaagcttttcttttttctaatggGTTCATTTCTCTTCATTAACCTCTTCCAATTTCTCTTTTCACCACATTCTTTCTGCTGAAGAGTTTTTCTTGAAGAACCCTTCACACTTTCGCATAATTGGGAATTTTTTAGTAGAGCAATTCGTCACGGGGTTCCTTcttgtttcatttcattatgTTCTTCCTTTGAATGCGTATGTTTTGCATCGCCAATCCACTCACCATTTTTGAATTTccgttttttctttattaattttaagctGTTATCGGGCTTCTTATATGGATTTATCGATTCGTGGAGGAAATGGATTTTACCTTTGCATTTGCAGCATTGGATGCGGTTTAGATGATATGGGAAATTTCATTGTTGTTTTCTTGCTTGCACACACTTTgttgttttccttttcattttattcttctttttggttttttaggTGGGGTCAAgggttcttcttttctttttctacctCCTGTATTTTATATGATGATGTTCATCGCTTTGAAGGAATTGGATCCTTTGTGGTTTGGCTTTTCTGTCTCATCGGTTCTTTCAAAGTGCATTACAGTCTATAAGAATCATCGCTGTGCCTTTCTTAGCCTTTTGATCATTATTGTACTTGGGCCAATTCTATCTGTTACTTTGTGCTTTATATACGTATCGGTTATTTATTGGATTAGGTAAAGTCGTTCTTTATGTAACATTTTAAGACACTATCCTCATTTCACTGGCTTTACCTTGTTTTGTTTATTGAAGATACAATGATTGGAATCTGGCAGTACTTATgtcatttatcttcttttttttttttttcaacctcGAGTTAATATGCTATTGGCCTATTGCTTGTTAGTTTGGGTCATCCAAAAAGACGGGTAGGGGCACATGGCAGCCATgtcagtaaataaataatttagatatGTTTGAAACAGTTTTTCATTACTTGAATGGAGTACATACAAAATAAAGGATATCCTTTGCTTTACAGGGACGTTCTTTTTCACTAGAAAGTTTGCTTCAATTTTTGTGCTTCTTTGccccattttttcttttttgtatttttgacaTACACTTACTTCAGTATATTATTCTAGGAACATCATATTCGAACGGGCTGTGGTTCTGTATCTGTTATAGTATGTGGCGATCAAAACAAACCACCTCTGATCACTTACCCTGATGTAGCATTAAATTGTAAGTGGAgtcattttgatttttcttgTGACCACATTACTCTTGTTTAAAATGTCAAGAATCGTTTTTTCCCCAGCTGTTCTTAAATTTGTTGCTTAGTACTTTGTGAGCATGTTAATGGTTGTATAGATTTATGTTTGATCTGAGGCATTGTCTTATTTCATTGTATTGAGGCAGATCTGTCTTGTTTCCAAGGATTATTTTTCTGTCCAGAGGCCGCTTCTTTGCTTCTTCATAACTTCTGTATATATCATATCTGTCCTCCTGGGCATGAGGTTTGTAAGTTTATCtactaaaatgaaatttttattgcATGTTAAactgaatattattatttacatagTTTATCTGCAAATTCCACAAGAGTTTTTGTAGTTGGGAGCAGCTGCAGTTTGTCCCGATGATCCAATCCCTTCTGCTGAAGACTTAGCAAATCAAATAATTGAGGTTCTCAACTATTTTCGGTAACTATATACTATGCCTTATTGTTAGctttttcattttctgaaaCTGTTCCATGTGTTTAAGAACACGTCCAATGTAGAAAGAGACAAATCACTTCAGGTTCTTTTCATAGTTATGCACAAAAGTTGAAAGTGAGCAAAAGAGCACTGCATATATGTAGTGTGGGAAAATCTAATGTGTCTGATGTATTTACTGATTGCATGAACTTTTTCCTTGTCCAGGCTTGGTGCAGTGATGTGTATGGGAGCATCAGCTGGTGCTTACATTCTTTCACTATTCGCTGTATGTACCttatttcaatttgaagagACTGTTTAACCATTTATCAGTAgcttttctatttaaaatttgtaccTAATATGTTTTAATACGTAGCACATCTTATGTTTATTTCGATGCAGACAAAATATAGGGAGCGTGTTGTTGGTTTAATACTTGTATCTCCCTTGTGCAAAGCTCCTTCTTGGACTGAATGGTTTTATAATAAGGTTTCTTTAAAATGGCAACAGTAATGCACTCACGAGTTCTCTGGTTGATAACTTTACTATACTGAGACTGCTTTTAATTTTAGATGATGTCAAATTTGCTATATTTCTACGGTGTGTGTGGCGTGTTGAAAGAGTGTCTGCTCCAGCGCTACTTCAGCAAGGTATTGTAATGCAAGGATCTTAGCCCTCTTGCAtttctttgtttattatgtTTCAAGTTTTCATGGCCAACCTTAACAGGAAGTTCGTGGTGATGCTGAATTTCCAGAATCAGAGATAGTTCAAGCATGCAGAAAAGTATGTGCAAAGCTATTTTAGTCCCTCCATTTTTCTGCTGCAGctgaaatatgaattttattttcttaattttatttttttctctgctGCATATACCTCACTTTGCTTCTTTCTCTCGATTTGTTTCCAGCTCCTAGATGAGAGAAAGAGCATCAATATCTTTCGGTTTCTTCAGGCTATCAATGAGTAAGATCTGCTaagataattttctttatatgaaaataaagatataaaacaAATTGACTTTCTTTTTAGATAACATCAAAGTATGTACTTCAGTTTTTTAAAAGGATAGACGGAAGAACTTTCATAAAAGTTTAAGGCAtaagttgattttattttgagagAAGCTCAATTCAATTTTACCTACGTATTTTCTTCTCATAGAGCTTGTAATTGTTTTATCTGAACATGCCTTTACTTAACTGAGTTAGCATATCTATGTGCTCCAACTTCACTTGCAAACTTTGCAGGAGACCTGATATAACGGAAGGATTGAAGAGACTAAAATGTCGTACACTTATTTTTGTTGGGGACAGCTCTCCTTTCCATTCAGAGGCTATTCATATGACTTCAAAACTTGATAGGAGATACACTGCCTTGGTCGAGGTACGTGAAAGAATGAATGTTCATTAGTATATGTAACATGTACATCTGTCACATGGGTCAAATTGACAGGTCTGGTGACATGCATGTAAATAATGAGTATATACATGCATGGTTAGCTTTATAATTCTGTAAACCTATAACTAGTGTTTGATTATGATAAGAAATTGAGAATGCATGATGCATGAAGCATGTTTAAGAGTGGATTGATCTGGCAGGTCCAGGGTTGTGGATCAATGGTTACAGAGGAACAACCATATGCAATGCTGGTCCCTATGGAGAACTTTCTAAAGGGATATGGGATGTATAGGCCAAGCTATCTCAGTGGCAGCCCAAAGAGCCCGCTCAGTCCATCTTGCATCTCTCCTGAACTACTTTCCCCAGAGAGCATGGGATTGAAACTGAAACCTATAAAGACACGTGTTTAACTGCAAGTTTGACCAGGAGGAGCAAGCACACATTTTTCTTCATAGCAGtctttcttcttctattgatttttctgatttttttattgtttgagaCAAATAGAGAGGAGATGGCGGATTGTAGATATAGAAAGGGAAATTCAGAATCCGTGGGAGGctatgaatatgaatatatatacatatacatatatatatatatatatgtatatatataggtataataataacaataacatatGTATGTGTGTGGGTGCATCCCATTTGTAGGCAGTCATAAAGGAATCAGGGAGCTGTATATGATGTACATTCCATACGGACTCCAGATTTATTTATGAAGATGAGCAATTAATAATACATAGAGGCTCTTTCATTTTTAACATCTTTCCCACAGCttcaaatcttttattaatCACTTTCACattgtctttttttctttgttacgCCAGCAATTCATTTGTTCTTTGTTAGAAGAGGACTTTCAGGGTCAATGTGAAAAAGGGTTACTCTCTTACAATGTAGTCAAGGAAGTTTGTTGAAACATTTCTCTCGAACAGGATTGTGTTtgaaggaaaataataaaaggacaTTATTTACttggaataaataaaatgttaaagtCAAGGACCAAGAGTTACATCGTCAATTCCTTCTGATTCTAATAATGTGTCACACCACCACTTATAATCATTTCAAGTTCATTTCTTAACTTTTCAACTTCTGACATTTTTGTCTGTCCCAACTAACATAACTTACGTTACTAAATTCTTCAGTATCAAGACTTTATTGTTTGAACTTGAGTAGCAAGCATAATACTTCAAATCACCAAAGAAAAATCTTCAATCTGCAGTTCAACGAAATGAAAACACAGTTTCTACCACTATGCTCAAAACAGCCAATTAGAACTCCACTGCACTACATTGATTAAAGATTTTGGCAATTTGGaacattcttaatttttttcttccatacCGCATCGCAACAGAAAAAAATGCCGACCTTTTCAGACAAAATTGTTGAGTATTCATTTTCAGTTACATGCATATCTAGATTACCAAAAGGCAAAAGCAAATAAAATGTAAGATTCTGCGGATACAAATTTCAGTATTAAATATCAGacattactaatataatataatacacaCAAAACTAAGCAGGTTCTTAAGAAAGTTCAGTGCAACTGCAATGTGACAGCACCAAAAACTCGTTAGAGACTGCCTGAACTAAATTAGCAAACACAGAAACACAATGCTGACAAAACTGATGAGGCAGTATGCAACTTCTCACCACCTCTTGAGACCTCTCATCATGTAAAGGATCCTAACAAAAAGGGTCTGTGGCAACTTGTTGGAGTAAGTAAATAACATGGCTGTGACTTTAACACTGATATCAGTTTGGTATTCTAGCTTACGCATCTGTGTCAGAGATCGGGTCCTCAACTTCACTCTCACCGCTTGAACTATCATCTGCGGTTGAAGTCCTGGCTTTGACTGGCTTAGAGTTTTGATGGAGATCATATTtgacaaatttaattttcttttcactgtgttttccttttcttttccgAGCTTTATTCTTGGGTAACTTCATAGTTTGTGCAGCAGCTACAAACGCATCACTAATCAATTTGTTTTGCTTATCATCCTCACCTGTATTTCCCTCTTCCCCAGCATTATCAACATAGAAAAGGTCATCATCTGctatcttcttcttcaagttaCTTGCAGGGTGCTCCGGTTTGGAAGTATCAAGACCTAATGCAGCACGGTTCTTTAAAATATCATCTTCAAAAACTCTGATCCCTTGATTCTCAAGGCTCAGCAGCCAAACTGGTTAGATTAAACACAGTGCATTAATAACATTTTAGGTGTGTAATGCATTGAGCACCATATCTGATCAGAAATATAAGTTGCAGATCTACTCACGTATAAGAGCTTTGGGAGAGGATCCATTAGCTCTGCCAGCTTTTTCTTCCAAACTATTCTGGCTAGTGACCCATTTAATTATTTGCAATGGCAATCGAGAAGCAGAAAATTCCTTCATATACGAGATAGTTCTATTCTGATCACCAAGTCCTCTGAGTTGATACAGATTTAGAAATTACACCATGTAACAAAAATGAGAGAACTACATACacataatacaataattaattccTCATAGTATCATACCTAAAATACTCCACAGCCCCATGAGTAACAATCAATCTGGTTAAGGTGAGGTTTTGTATGTTGGCATTTGAATAGAGGAAAGGGTAGTCTACAAATAGTACAGCATCAAAAATAACTTTCCTAGATAGAATTTCATCTTCAGGTTTCTGCACGGATAGAGATAGAAGGAAACACTTTTTAGAATCCCAACATTCCCATAAATGGACTAAGGAAATAAACAAGGGTAAGTGTAAATCAACGAAAAGTTTGATTATACTAGTAATAGCCGTGGTCTATAAAATCATGGTGTTGAACTTTTGTGCAACGGAAATGAGAACAAATACCTTTTCTAATTACATAcaataaaaaggaaacaaattacATAAACTAATGGCGAATACAAGGATAAAATACTGACCACTATTGAGATCAGAGGCAATGGTGTCTCCAGTGCCGTCCTCATAAGGATCTCTGGTTACACAAAAGATAAATACACGTTAAATAGAAACCATTAAAATGAGAATCCTAGAGAAAAGTTGAAGCAAATGATCAAGTGCTTCTAATGGGAACTCTTCGATGACCCAGCTGAGTTCAATCGTGAAAAGGTTCAAAATAGAACTTCCTGGACAAAATGCACCAAAGATGCAAATAACCTGGCCCATGgaaaattcatgcatttcataGAGGATATCATAGTGCAGAGCTATAACTTCTTGCGTACAAGTCTTCGACTATAAACCAGTAAATTAAAGCTACATTGACATGTATATGAAAAGTAAGGGGAAActgaaatattaataaaaagataaataaaaccTAACTAACCCAAAAAGTATATGTTCTGAAAGCTTGATATTGAGCTAACAGCCCAACTCTTCAGCTTCATTTCCAATCCTTCCCTTGACGTTGCCAGATTAAAAGAAAGACAAAGTTTCAATAAGAACACTTCCATGATGATAGCACCACCCAAGTAATCAACATGAAACCCTCTAGAACAAATCCAGTCACAAACATCACTGCTCACAAGAGGTAACAAAGATCGAAAAGCGTCACCATTCATGGTCACCCAAAGATGAGCCAAATCAGTGAAAGGAAAAATCAATCTCGCTGAATCAGATTCCTCCTCATAAACCTTGTTATGACATGAAAGGCTTATATACCCAAGAACTACATCCACCAAAGACTTCACCTCCCTCATagctttcttctctctcttacaTCTCAATTCCCTTCCTAACAGCTCCACTATCACTCCGTGAAGCACAAAAACAACAGGCGCCAGCAAAACGATGCTCTTTGAAGCACAAACAGAACCTGAACACGCAGATAGCAACTGAAACAAGTCTTTGGCGACCAATATTTTATCCAAGGCATCGCCTTTCTCCGGGTTACGTCCACGAAAGGTTATTGCTGCATAGGCCCATATCACCTCGAAGGGTGGATCAACCTTCGCTTGCATCAATTCGTAAAACGTAGAGACTAAAGGAGACAAATTTGATGACTTTTCGGAAATCTTAGACAAAAGTTCTTGCATTGAGTGTTTCAGCTTGAGGGCGTAGTTCTCACCCACTAAAGGGACCAAATCTGTGGCCTCcattgaagaagaaaagagtgCTTAATCGACGTTCCCCAGTACAAATATAAACGAGCAAATCTGATTTCTAGGGTTTATAAGAGAAGGGTTTTAGTCAGGATTTGAGCCCGGTTCGAACCGGTTTCGTACTGACTCTTACGTGCACtataaaaattggatttttcttttacgGGAAAATTTGAAATCTCAATCTACGTGTTAGCTTTCTCCTATTGGTGGAGAATGTgggcctagatttttttttttcttatttggaccaatcaaataagttaaaaaggtgtaatttttattttataaaataacaaaacaaacattgaaatgaaaaaaacaaataaaaaaacaaaactacataatttatatatatatatatatataacagcAGCAAACgaaattcagaaaaataaaaaaaatgaaatgaacaaATAAAAGGAAGATATAATGTTTGgtaaaaggagaaagagaagaagggaaTACGTACGCACGAGGGAACAACGAAAGAGGGAAAATAAAAGAAGGGAACAGTGACGCCGCTGAACCAGAGACCCGACGGAGCTGCCACGCGAGGTGACCGGTGGATTTTCGATTTGGGTCGTTGGGGTTTTAGTTTGGGCTTAAAATCCAAATGCCAACTACATGTATTtaagaatattatataataaaagggTTTTTTCAACGGTTGATTTATTTGGTGTGTTACTCACGTAACCACCGAATCGTACCGTCGTCTAATTTGGTGAAAATTGTGATCTTTCTGAGTATCAGCTGTTACTATCCGAGGTGGTGCTGTGAGGCGTTGTGGGAAGATGAAGGGCGTGTCTTGGGTCGTAGTTGTAACAGTGGTGGTTGCAGCATGGGTGCCCCTCTCACACTGTTCCAAGAAACCGGTTGGGGTGGCAAGAAAGGAGGACATTCCGTACATAAGGTGTCAGGTATGTGAGAAGCTCGCTAAGGAATTGCATCACCAGGTTCATAACAAGCAAGCTCAGATCGCTCCCAAAAAGgttcttgttttttatttttttctccttctgAATAGCTTCCTTGTATTTGTTTTAGAACTGATTTGTAGGCTTTTGGTGATAGATATTCGATTATTGTGTGTATTTCTGTGTTAGATCTCGGAGTACCAGATCATTGAGATAGCGGAGAATGTTTGTAATCTGAAAAAGGCAGAAGCGGATTGGATATTGCGCATAGATATTGTGGAGGAAGGAGATAGGCTGGTGGTAAGAGAACTCTTCTTATGGCTAGtgtaaatttctattttttaatttgagtttGACATTGCTATGCCATTTTCCCACATTTGTTGCACCTTGTAATTTCTTTGGATTGTGAAAGAAATAAGTATtagtattaaattaaaaaaaaatgtgttggtCGTATGGACTCTGTGGTAATACTTTGATGTTgtttttc is a window of Vigna unguiculata cultivar IT97K-499-35 chromosome 4, ASM411807v1, whole genome shotgun sequence DNA encoding:
- the LOC114182461 gene encoding uncharacterized protein LOC114182461, with product MEATDLVPLVGENYALKLKHSMQELLSKISEKSSNLSPLVSTFYELMQAKVDPPFEVIWAYAAITFRGRNPEKGDALDKILVAKDLFQLLSACSGSVCASKSIVLLAPVVFVLHGVIVELLGRELRCKREKKAMREVKSLVDVVLGYISLSCHNKVYEEESDSARLIFPFTDLAHLWVTMNGDAFRSLLPLVSSDVCDWICSRGFHVDYLGGAIIMEVFLLKLCLSFNLATSREGLEMKLKSWAVSSISSFQNIYFLEILMRTALETPLPLISIVKPEDEILSRKVIFDAVLFVDYPFLYSNANIQNLTLTRLIVTHGAVEYFRGLGDQNRTISYMKEFSASRLPLQIIKWVTSQNSLEEKAGRANGSSPKALILWLLSLENQGIRVFEDDILKNRAALGLDTSKPEHPASNLKKKIADDDLFYVDNAGEEGNTGEDDKQNKLISDAFVAAAQTMKLPKNKARKRKGKHSEKKIKFVKYDLHQNSKPVKARTSTADDSSSGESEVEDPISDTDA
- the LOC114181207 gene encoding protein NDL1-like, encoding MAESVSVDMEVLLLARKEHHIRTGCGSVSVIVCGDQNKPPLITYPDVALNYLSCFQGLFFCPEAASLLLHNFCIYHICPPGHELGAAAVCPDDPIPSAEDLANQIIEVLNYFRLGAVMCMGASAGAYILSLFATKYRERVVGLILVSPLCKAPSWTEWFYNKMMSNLLYFYGVCGVLKECLLQRYFSKEVRGDAEFPESEIVQACRKLLDERKSINIFRFLQAINERPDITEGLKRLKCRTLIFVGDSSPFHSEAIHMTSKLDRRYTALVEVQGCGSMVTEEQPYAMLVPMENFLKGYGMYRPSYLSGSPKSPLSPSCISPELLSPESMGLKLKPIKTRV